A genomic window from Betta splendens chromosome 24, fBetSpl5.4, whole genome shotgun sequence includes:
- the LOC121202014 gene encoding mucin-2-like produces the protein MIYDQHQCDKTDWLFVGLGRSPAVSLFEYGKIKGAAAFKPVRLRVTEKCSLVVEKVTHQHEGLYVCRQFDGSEQIGGDAHVDLSVVSNSEHQNTDEVTLSCSVQRYGSCRHTVKWLKTNTQSQSDCSATVTFTTSQLQTLSDSLTCEVTDDDGRKQTFPFRRSATATEPTPSEPSDVVSSTSATKPPPPTTTTPTTEPPPPEPSDVVSSTSRRDPTKPQGDTTGTKASAETTSTDPDPHTGFPHVLRSIMVSVALAALIISVVTVNMWTRTKGNKKQMEEICVCDDDEVNYENDGVSSASV, from the exons ATGATCTATGATCAGCATCAATGTGACAAAACTGATTGGCTGTTTGTTGGATTAGGACGTTCACCAGCAGTTTCACTGTTTGAATATGGAAAGATTAAAGGAGCAGCTGCATTTAAACCAGTCAGACTGAGAGTTACAGAGAAATGTTCTCTGGTTGTAGAGAAGGTCACACATCAGCATGAAGGTCTTTACGTCTGCAGACAGTTTGATGGATCAGAACAAATAGGTGGAGATGCTCACGTTGACTTGTCTGTTGTTTCCA ACTCTGAACATCAGAACACAGATGAGGTGACTTTAAGCTGCTCTGTGCAGAGATATGGttcatgcagacacacagtgaagtgGCTGAAAActaacacacagtcacagagtgaCTGTTCTGCTACTGTGACGTTCACCACATCTCAGCTTCAGACGCTTTCAGACTCACTGACGTGTGAAGTGACCGATGATGACGGGAGGAAGCAGACGTTTCCCTTCAGACGATCAGCGACTGCTACTGAACCAACACCTTCAGAACCCTCAGACGtggtctcctccaccagcgctactaaaccaccaccaccaacaacaacaacaccaaccaccgagcctccacctccagaaCCCTCAGACGtggtctcctccaccagcagacGTGACCCAACCAAACCACAGG GCGACACAACAGGAACCAAAGCATCAGCAGAGACAACCAGCACCGACCCAGACCCTCACACAG GTTTCCCTCATGTGCTGAGGTCCATCATGGTGTCTGTGGCTTTAGCAGCGCTGATCATTTCTGTTGTTACCGTCAACATGTGGACGAGAACTAAAG GGAACAAGAAGCAGATGGAAGAAATCTGT